The following are encoded in a window of Sinomonas cyclohexanicum genomic DNA:
- a CDS encoding LLM class flavin-dependent oxidoreductase, which translates to MQFGIFSVGDVTLDPTTGHMPTEGERIQAIVKIAKHAEEVGLDVFATGEHHNPPFYPSSPTTLLGYIGAQTERIILSTATTLITTNDPVKIAEDFGMLQHLTGGRTDLVLGRGNTAPVYPWFGKNPQDSLELTIENYALLRRLWDEETVTWSGKFRTPLHNFTVTPQPLDGVAPFVWHGSIRTPQIAELAAYYGDGFFANNIFWPKEHYIRLINLYRERFEHYGHGKAHQAIVGLGGQFFMRRNSQDAKREFRPYFDNAPVYGHGPSMEDFTAQTPLTVGSPAEFVEKTLAFRDYFGDYQRQLFLVDHAGLPLKTVLEQLDLLGEVLPELKAGFAERRPADVPEGPTHASLVAAKRAPEAVTAEAAAEAAAQ; encoded by the coding sequence ATGCAGTTCGGCATCTTCAGCGTCGGCGACGTCACGCTCGATCCCACGACCGGCCACATGCCCACCGAAGGCGAGCGCATCCAGGCCATCGTCAAGATCGCCAAGCACGCCGAAGAGGTCGGCCTCGACGTCTTCGCCACCGGCGAGCACCACAACCCGCCGTTCTACCCGAGCTCGCCCACAACGCTCCTCGGCTACATCGGCGCCCAGACCGAGAGGATCATCCTCTCCACCGCCACGACCCTCATCACCACGAATGACCCGGTGAAGATCGCCGAGGACTTCGGGATGCTCCAGCACCTCACCGGAGGCCGCACTGACCTGGTGCTCGGCCGCGGCAACACCGCGCCCGTGTACCCGTGGTTCGGCAAGAACCCGCAGGACTCCCTCGAGCTCACCATCGAGAACTACGCACTCCTGCGCCGCCTCTGGGACGAGGAGACCGTCACGTGGAGCGGCAAGTTCCGGACCCCGCTGCACAACTTCACGGTGACCCCGCAACCGCTCGACGGCGTCGCGCCGTTCGTGTGGCACGGCTCGATCCGCACCCCGCAGATCGCCGAGCTCGCGGCCTACTACGGCGACGGCTTCTTCGCCAACAACATCTTCTGGCCCAAGGAGCACTACATCCGGCTCATCAACCTCTACCGCGAGCGGTTTGAGCACTATGGCCACGGCAAGGCGCATCAGGCGATCGTGGGCCTCGGCGGCCAGTTCTTCATGCGCAGGAACTCCCAGGACGCCAAGCGCGAGTTCCGGCCGTACTTCGACAACGCGCCCGTGTACGGGCATGGCCCGTCGATGGAGGACTTCACTGCCCAGACGCCGCTGACGGTCGGCAGCCCGGCAGAGTTCGTCGAGAAGACCCTCGCGTTCCGCGACTACTTCGGCGACTACCAGCGCCAGCTCTTCCTCGTGGACCACGCGGGCCTGCCCCTCAAAACGGTCCTCGAGCAGCTCGACCTCCTCGGCGAGGTCCTCCCGGAGCTCAAGGCGGGCTTCGCCGAGCGTCGCCCTGCGGACGTGCCCGAGGGTCCCACGCACGCGTCTCTGGTCGCGGCGAAGCGCGCGCCTGAGGCTGTCACCGCCGAGGCCGCTGCGGAGGCGGCGGCCCAATGA
- a CDS encoding MarR family winged helix-turn-helix transcriptional regulator: protein MSAQPAPRPTPSVRELSEAWEALFRAQVAVMRRLQRDPAFRTLGINGYDVLFTLSTCEGAGLRLNELNDHVLLAQSSLSRLVERLEKQGLVARESTPEDGRGVVVRLTEEGARVQREVGRAHVREIARIMGGALDGGELAQLRDLTGRLRQHVVTRHPL, encoded by the coding sequence ATGAGCGCGCAGCCGGCGCCTCGGCCCACGCCGTCGGTGAGGGAGCTCTCCGAAGCGTGGGAGGCCCTGTTCCGCGCGCAGGTGGCCGTGATGCGGCGCCTTCAGCGCGACCCGGCATTCCGGACGCTCGGCATCAACGGCTACGACGTGCTGTTCACCCTGAGCACCTGCGAGGGCGCCGGCCTGCGGCTCAACGAGCTCAACGACCACGTGCTGCTTGCCCAGTCAAGCCTCTCGCGTCTCGTCGAGCGCCTCGAGAAGCAGGGGCTCGTGGCGCGGGAGAGCACTCCCGAGGACGGCCGCGGCGTCGTGGTGCGGCTCACCGAGGAGGGCGCGCGGGTCCAGCGCGAGGTCGGGCGCGCCCACGTGCGCGAGATCGCCCGGATCATGGGGGGAGCGCTCGACGGCGGCGAGCTCGCCCAGTTGCGCGACCTCACGGGCCGCCTGCGCCAGCACGTGGTCACCCGCCACCCGCTCTGA
- a CDS encoding transglutaminase-like domain-containing protein, translated as MQRTVGAHLSFTTVAQTKVAMAIAVARNPGYDSFDEDLVVTADGVPLAPHELLDGHGGRFHAIELAEPAHVEVSYTARVGGHGGPEPVDEMELIRYVRPSRYAESDRLLPTSYANFGSLGGVDLVQAVRDWVHGHLAYVSGSSRGTDGAVETLLHRRGVCRDFAHLAIAFLRAKDVPARLAAVYAPGLAPMDFHAVAEAYVEGEWHVVDPTGLAPRASMLRITAGRDSADTAFLSTVGGRLTLKRMSVTAEADALPAEDPAALIRLA; from the coding sequence ATGCAGCGCACCGTCGGTGCCCACCTGTCGTTCACTACCGTGGCGCAGACCAAAGTCGCGATGGCGATCGCCGTCGCGCGCAACCCTGGCTACGACTCCTTCGACGAGGACCTCGTCGTGACCGCCGACGGTGTGCCGCTCGCACCGCATGAGCTCCTCGACGGGCACGGCGGGCGATTCCATGCGATCGAGCTGGCGGAGCCGGCCCATGTGGAGGTCAGCTACACCGCCCGCGTGGGGGGCCACGGCGGTCCCGAGCCGGTGGACGAGATGGAGCTCATCCGCTACGTGAGGCCGAGCCGCTATGCGGAGAGCGACAGGCTGCTGCCCACCTCCTACGCGAACTTCGGGTCGCTCGGCGGGGTGGACCTGGTGCAGGCCGTGCGGGACTGGGTCCACGGACACCTGGCCTACGTCAGCGGTTCGTCCCGGGGCACGGACGGCGCCGTGGAGACCCTGCTGCACCGCCGCGGCGTGTGCCGGGACTTCGCCCACCTTGCGATTGCGTTCCTGCGGGCCAAGGACGTTCCGGCCCGGCTCGCCGCCGTCTATGCCCCGGGCCTGGCCCCCATGGACTTCCACGCCGTCGCGGAGGCCTACGTGGAGGGGGAGTGGCACGTGGTCGACCCGACCGGGCTCGCTCCGCGCGCGTCGATGCTCCGCATCACGGCGGGCCGCGACTCGGCAGACACGGCGTTCCTCTCCACCGTCGGTGGGCGGCTCACGCTCAAGCGGATGTCCGTCACGGCCGAGGCGGACGCCCTCCCCGCCGAGGACCCGGCCGCCCTGATCCGCCTCGCCTAG
- a CDS encoding DUF1684 domain-containing protein, translating to MQDAPPPGPEWEEAEAALDIPAFHVADWRLRVFSLYERVRAAPSPAEGHDVWRRGRDALTGTHPASPLLPRDRDRFTGLQVAAYDPAYRFELPLLPEGVGQERPVRTGTDGVVPFVRLGTFEVPGIGSLAAWRHQGYGGGIFVPFRDATAGRRGPGASYGAGRYLIDTIKGAYLGTSGSAGHDVLYVLDFNFAYNPSCAYNEAWACPLPGPENRVHAEVPVGEQYTAHDDAPE from the coding sequence ATGCAGGATGCGCCGCCTCCGGGCCCCGAGTGGGAGGAGGCCGAGGCCGCCCTGGACATCCCGGCGTTCCACGTCGCGGACTGGCGACTGCGGGTCTTCTCGCTCTACGAGCGCGTCCGGGCGGCGCCCAGCCCGGCGGAAGGCCATGACGTGTGGCGCCGCGGGCGGGACGCCCTCACGGGGACCCATCCCGCCTCGCCCCTGCTCCCACGCGACCGCGACCGGTTCACGGGACTCCAGGTGGCCGCCTACGACCCCGCGTACCGGTTCGAGCTCCCGCTCCTCCCCGAGGGCGTGGGGCAGGAGCGGCCGGTGCGCACGGGCACAGACGGGGTAGTCCCGTTCGTGCGCCTCGGCACCTTCGAGGTCCCCGGCATCGGGTCGCTGGCCGCGTGGCGGCATCAGGGGTATGGCGGAGGGATCTTCGTCCCGTTCCGCGACGCGACGGCGGGACGGCGCGGCCCAGGGGCCTCGTACGGGGCGGGGAGGTACCTCATCGACACGATCAAGGGTGCGTACCTGGGGACGTCGGGCTCCGCGGGGCACGACGTGCTCTATGTCCTCGACTTCAATTTCGCATACAACCCGAGCTGCGCGTACAACGAGGCATGGGCCTGCCCACTGCCCGGCCCCGAGAACCGGGTTCACGCCGAGGTCCCGGTCGGCGAGCAGTACACCGCGCACGACGACGCGCCGGAGTGA
- a CDS encoding fumarylacetoacetate hydrolase family protein: MTDTSSSLAHPLPLRIARVRPADATSPDEAFYVANDAPDFDSPAGRRWTVTTTPFPGSRANAASPARPGWEEGSEVDEDAFAFLAPCAPANVLGMAHNTGAPGRALPLQAFHKAATSVIGPGEAIEAPAGARVEPEAELTVVIGKPARHLTLEDAMDAVLGFTIGNDVTDRDAQGADELWISAKSADTFTPLGPWIVTSRPGPSSEVGVAIAGAALPAGTIADLGWGVEEILVYASSFMTLRPGDVILTGFPGQSGAVAAGQSVECRIGGIGVLKNEVVAAAL; the protein is encoded by the coding sequence GTGACTGACACTTCCTCGTCCTTGGCCCACCCGCTCCCCCTGCGCATCGCGAGGGTGAGGCCAGCGGACGCCACCTCGCCGGACGAGGCGTTCTACGTGGCGAACGACGCCCCGGACTTCGATTCCCCGGCGGGCCGCCGCTGGACAGTCACGACGACGCCGTTCCCCGGCTCGCGCGCCAACGCCGCCTCCCCCGCGCGTCCCGGCTGGGAGGAGGGCAGCGAGGTCGACGAGGACGCCTTCGCGTTCCTGGCCCCCTGCGCTCCGGCGAACGTCCTCGGCATGGCGCACAACACCGGCGCGCCGGGCCGCGCCCTCCCCCTGCAGGCATTCCACAAGGCCGCGACGAGCGTGATCGGCCCCGGCGAGGCCATCGAGGCGCCAGCCGGAGCGCGCGTCGAGCCAGAGGCCGAGCTCACCGTGGTGATCGGAAAGCCCGCGCGCCACCTCACCCTCGAGGACGCCATGGACGCGGTCCTGGGCTTCACCATCGGCAACGACGTCACCGACCGCGATGCCCAGGGCGCGGACGAGCTCTGGATCAGCGCGAAGAGCGCGGACACGTTCACGCCGCTCGGGCCATGGATCGTCACGTCCCGCCCCGGGCCCTCCTCGGAGGTGGGCGTGGCGATCGCCGGCGCGGCACTCCCCGCGGGGACCATCGCCGACCTCGGCTGGGGCGTCGAGGAGATCCTCGTCTACGCGAGCTCGTTCATGACCCTGCGCCCCGGGGACGTCATCCTCACCGGCTTCCCCGGCCAGTCCGGGGCGGTCGCCGCCGGCCAGTCCGTCGAGTGCCGCATCGGCGGCATCGGCGTGCTCAAGAACGAGGTCGTCGCCGCCGCGCTTTGA
- a CDS encoding FadR/GntR family transcriptional regulator has protein sequence MNLSDSRTAGQSVGRPAGQPAGRRPLARLSAAEAVLADLRGEVENGIAPVGAKLPSEAALASRYGVSRSVVREALRSLAALGLTETHTGKGTFVVSRHTADNLVLGQYSAQDLTEARPHIEVPAAGLAARRRSAEELATLEGILAEMSLEDDPAVLVELDASFHGLIARASGNRVFSSVMADLKDAIAHQSETLNLIAARRRDSDAEHGRILEAIRAGDAELARAAMAEHLAAVVHAVVGLRST, from the coding sequence GTGAACCTGTCAGACAGCCGAACAGCCGGACAGTCCGTCGGGAGGCCAGCCGGCCAGCCGGCCGGACGCCGTCCGCTCGCCCGTCTGAGCGCCGCTGAGGCGGTGCTCGCCGACCTCCGCGGAGAGGTCGAGAACGGGATCGCCCCCGTCGGGGCGAAGCTCCCCTCCGAGGCCGCACTCGCATCCCGGTACGGCGTGAGCCGTTCCGTGGTGCGCGAGGCCCTCCGCTCGCTCGCGGCGCTGGGCCTGACGGAGACCCACACCGGCAAGGGCACGTTCGTCGTCTCGCGCCACACCGCGGACAACCTCGTGCTGGGCCAGTACTCGGCGCAGGACCTCACCGAGGCCCGACCGCACATCGAGGTCCCGGCCGCAGGCCTGGCCGCCCGGCGGCGCAGTGCGGAGGAGCTCGCAACCCTGGAGGGCATCCTTGCTGAGATGTCGCTCGAGGACGACCCCGCGGTGCTTGTCGAGCTCGACGCGTCATTCCACGGCCTCATCGCACGCGCAAGCGGCAACCGCGTCTTCTCCTCGGTGATGGCGGACCTCAAGGACGCAATCGCCCACCAGTCCGAGACGCTCAACCTCATCGCGGCCCGGCGACGCGACTCGGACGCGGAGCACGGCCGAATCCTCGAGGCCATCCGCGCAGGCGACGCCGAACTCGCCAGGGCCGCGATGGCAGAGCACCTCGCGGCGGTGGTCCACGCCGTCGTGGGCCTCCGCTCGACGTGA
- a CDS encoding asparaginase has product MTSAIAQRARQTADSDTLTPPVPAHVPLAVQTRDGLVEAVHYGSAVATAPGGDILWSAGDAQTPFYPRSALKPLQAVALVRAGLALADDLLALAAASHSGGPTHRDGARRILAMHGLDESALANTRDLPYGAAEREEWLRGGGTADHVCQNCSGKHAAMAAVCVVNDWPVAGYLDPSHPLQERVAATIEELTGEIPALWSTDGCGTPLPALTLAGMARAYGRLAAASSAPAHDDAAPSRAEAAVARAMRSHPEMVAGEGRDVTDLMRLVPGLVAKDGFEAVQLVGLADGRGLAVKVSDGGDRARMPITVRALAALGVPEALDGTLDPLASQSVLGGGKRVGTLSAVDGVLPAAR; this is encoded by the coding sequence ATGACCTCCGCGATCGCGCAGCGTGCCCGTCAGACCGCAGACTCCGACACCCTCACACCGCCTGTGCCGGCCCACGTCCCCTTGGCAGTCCAGACGCGTGACGGTCTCGTGGAGGCCGTGCACTACGGCAGCGCCGTGGCCACGGCACCGGGCGGAGACATCCTCTGGTCCGCCGGGGACGCGCAGACCCCGTTCTATCCCCGCTCTGCACTCAAGCCGCTCCAGGCTGTGGCCCTCGTCCGAGCGGGCCTCGCCCTCGCTGACGACCTGCTCGCCCTCGCTGCGGCAAGCCACAGCGGCGGCCCGACCCACCGCGATGGCGCTCGCCGTATCCTGGCGATGCACGGCCTCGACGAGTCCGCGCTCGCGAACACCAGGGATCTGCCGTACGGCGCTGCCGAACGCGAGGAATGGTTGCGCGGGGGCGGAACGGCGGACCACGTCTGCCAGAACTGTTCCGGCAAGCACGCGGCCATGGCTGCCGTGTGCGTAGTCAACGACTGGCCCGTGGCAGGCTATCTCGATCCCTCCCACCCGCTTCAGGAGCGCGTCGCCGCAACGATCGAAGAGCTCACGGGTGAGATCCCCGCCCTGTGGAGCACGGACGGCTGCGGGACACCGCTGCCGGCACTCACGCTCGCCGGGATGGCCCGCGCGTACGGCCGCCTCGCGGCTGCGTCGTCAGCCCCTGCGCACGACGACGCCGCGCCCTCGCGCGCGGAGGCCGCCGTCGCGCGCGCCATGCGCAGCCACCCTGAGATGGTCGCCGGCGAGGGCCGCGACGTCACGGACCTCATGCGGCTCGTGCCCGGCCTGGTTGCCAAAGACGGGTTCGAGGCGGTCCAGCTCGTCGGCCTCGCCGATGGACGCGGGCTCGCGGTCAAGGTCTCCGACGGCGGCGACCGCGCCCGCATGCCGATCACCGTGCGCGCCCTCGCCGCGCTCGGCGTCCCGGAGGCCCTCGATGGCACGCTCGACCCTCTCGCCAGCCAGTCCGTCCTCGGTGGCGGCAAGCGCGTCGGGACGCTCTCCGCGGTCGACGGCGTGCTCCCGGCAGCCCGCTGA
- a CDS encoding aspartate ammonia-lyase: MTTTATVSTENTGNTAPSVRTEHDLLGDRDVPSDAYWGVHTLRAVENFPITARALSTDSHLVRGLAAVKLAAARTNRELGLLDDERSAAIEAACREILDGALADQFVVDVVQGGAGTSSNMNANEVIANRALELLGHAKGEYAVLHPNDHVNLSQSTNDVYPTAVRVATVFGIRELLSALEALESAFAAKSDEFRTVVKMGRTQLQDAVPMTLGQEFGTYAVTIGEDRERLREASCLIHEINLGATAIGTGLNAPAGYAEAACRHLGEVTGLPLVTAVDLIEATQDMGAFVHLSGVLKRVAVKLSKICNDLRLLSSGPRAGLGEINLPAVQSGSSIMPGKINPVIPEVVSQVAYEVIGNDVTITMAAEAGQLQLNAFEPIIVHSLNKSITHLTAACRTLTDRCVVGISANAERLRAGVEQSIGLVTALNPYLGYAQATAIAQEALASGRGVAELVLERGLLTADRLEELLRPERLANLGA, encoded by the coding sequence ATGACCACGACCGCAACGGTCAGCACAGAGAACACGGGCAACACCGCCCCGTCCGTCCGCACCGAGCACGACCTCCTAGGCGACCGCGACGTGCCGTCGGACGCATACTGGGGCGTCCACACGCTCCGGGCCGTCGAGAACTTCCCGATCACCGCGCGGGCCCTCTCCACCGATTCGCACCTGGTGCGGGGGCTCGCTGCGGTCAAGCTCGCCGCGGCCCGGACCAATCGCGAGCTCGGCCTGCTCGACGACGAGCGCAGCGCCGCGATCGAGGCCGCCTGCCGGGAAATCCTCGACGGCGCGCTCGCTGACCAGTTCGTCGTGGACGTGGTCCAGGGCGGGGCGGGCACGTCGTCGAACATGAACGCCAACGAGGTCATCGCGAACCGCGCACTCGAGCTCCTCGGCCATGCCAAGGGCGAATACGCCGTCCTCCACCCCAACGACCATGTGAACCTCAGCCAGTCCACCAATGACGTCTACCCGACCGCCGTGCGGGTCGCGACCGTGTTCGGGATCCGGGAACTCCTCAGCGCGCTCGAGGCCCTCGAGTCCGCGTTCGCCGCGAAGTCCGACGAGTTCCGCACGGTGGTCAAGATGGGCCGCACCCAGCTGCAGGACGCCGTGCCCATGACGCTCGGCCAAGAGTTCGGCACGTACGCCGTGACCATCGGCGAGGATCGCGAGCGGCTTCGCGAGGCGTCCTGCCTCATCCACGAGATCAACCTCGGCGCGACCGCCATCGGGACGGGGCTCAACGCGCCCGCCGGGTACGCCGAAGCGGCGTGCCGGCACCTCGGCGAGGTCACGGGCCTGCCGCTCGTGACCGCCGTCGACCTCATCGAGGCGACCCAGGACATGGGCGCGTTCGTGCACCTCTCCGGCGTCCTCAAGCGCGTGGCCGTCAAGCTCTCCAAGATCTGCAACGACCTCCGGCTGCTCTCCTCCGGTCCCCGCGCGGGCCTCGGCGAGATCAATCTGCCTGCCGTGCAGTCCGGGTCCTCGATCATGCCCGGCAAGATCAATCCCGTGATCCCTGAGGTGGTCAGCCAGGTCGCCTACGAGGTGATCGGCAATGACGTGACGATCACGATGGCGGCGGAGGCCGGCCAGCTCCAGCTCAACGCGTTCGAGCCCATCATCGTGCACAGCCTCAACAAGAGCATCACGCACCTCACAGCGGCATGCCGTACGCTGACCGATCGCTGCGTCGTCGGCATCTCGGCCAACGCCGAGCGGCTGCGGGCGGGCGTCGAGCAGTCGATCGGCCTCGTCACTGCCCTCAACCCCTACCTCGGATACGCCCAGGCGACCGCGATCGCGCAGGAAGCCCTCGCAAGCGGCCGCGGCGTCGCGGAACTCGTCCTCGAGCGCGGCCTGCTCACGGCCGACAGGCTCGAGGAGCTGCTCCGCCCCGAACGTCTGGCCAACCTGGGCGCATAG
- a CDS encoding GtrA family protein yields the protein MDNPLTPPEARPDSALLEPVRAGLGGVRALAGRAFRGVWGMPVMRQLTRFTGVGIVCTVSSLALYAVCRPFLGAQAANAVALIVTSVMNTALNRRYTFKVRGPGRLAQDHLNGLVALAVALVLTAGSLAGLHWLNPSADVAAELWTTTIAGWVATAVRFSLLRHWIFRRARDA from the coding sequence ATGGACAACCCGCTCACCCCGCCCGAGGCCCGCCCGGACAGCGCTCTCCTGGAGCCGGTCCGGGCGGGCCTCGGCGGTGTGCGCGCCCTTGCCGGCCGGGCATTCCGGGGCGTGTGGGGAATGCCCGTCATGCGCCAGCTCACGAGGTTCACCGGCGTCGGAATCGTCTGCACCGTGAGCTCGCTCGCACTGTACGCAGTGTGCCGGCCTTTCCTCGGCGCGCAGGCCGCCAATGCCGTGGCCCTGATCGTCACGTCTGTGATGAACACGGCGCTCAACCGCCGCTACACGTTCAAGGTCCGGGGGCCGGGCAGGCTCGCCCAGGACCACCTGAACGGGCTCGTGGCGCTGGCCGTGGCCCTCGTGCTCACGGCGGGGAGCCTCGCCGGGCTCCACTGGCTCAATCCTTCTGCGGACGTTGCGGCAGAGCTCTGGACCACGACCATCGCCGGCTGGGTCGCGACCGCCGTCCGGTTCTCCCTCCTGCGCCACTGGATCTTCCGCCGCGCCCGCGACGCCTAG
- a CDS encoding cysteine desulfurase family protein produces the protein MIYLDAAATTPVRREVLEAMWPYLTGEFGNASSHHELGARARDGLERARAEVAEVLGCRPSEVTFTSGGTEADNLAVKGIALGRMMLGRHAAAADRNRVVVSAIEHPAVLESARALARLHGFAVDELPVDATGRVAPEALAAVVGPETALVSIMYANNEVGTVQPIDELAAAARAAGVPFHTDAVQAAGWLPLDVRKLGVDALSISGHKLGAPKGVGALYAARRLAVETVIDGGGQERGLRSGTENVAGAVALATALRLADAERTTAAARLAGLRDAFVARVLELVPDAVLTGHPTDRLPGSASFCFPRVSGESVLLELERRGVVCSSGSACAAGSSDPSHVLLAMGLEPIVAQTAVRFTLPASITAEDLEEAAAALGEAYAAVTGIAHR, from the coding sequence GTGATCTACCTCGACGCCGCGGCGACCACTCCGGTGCGCCGTGAGGTGCTCGAGGCCATGTGGCCGTACCTCACGGGTGAGTTCGGCAACGCCTCGAGCCACCACGAGCTCGGTGCCCGCGCCCGTGACGGGCTCGAACGCGCGCGAGCCGAGGTCGCCGAGGTGCTGGGATGCCGCCCGTCCGAGGTCACGTTCACGTCCGGCGGGACCGAGGCGGACAACCTGGCCGTCAAGGGAATTGCCCTGGGCCGGATGATGCTCGGCCGGCACGCTGCGGCCGCCGACCGGAACCGGGTCGTCGTCAGCGCGATCGAGCACCCCGCGGTGCTCGAGTCGGCCCGTGCCCTCGCCCGGCTCCACGGATTCGCCGTGGACGAGCTGCCCGTCGACGCGACCGGACGCGTCGCGCCGGAGGCGCTCGCCGCCGTCGTGGGCCCCGAGACTGCCCTCGTCTCGATCATGTACGCGAACAACGAGGTGGGCACCGTCCAGCCGATCGACGAGCTCGCCGCCGCCGCGCGTGCTGCGGGCGTGCCGTTCCACACCGACGCCGTCCAGGCCGCCGGCTGGCTCCCCCTGGACGTGCGGAAGCTCGGCGTCGACGCGCTGTCCATCTCGGGGCACAAGCTCGGCGCACCCAAGGGCGTCGGCGCACTCTACGCCGCGCGGCGCCTCGCGGTCGAGACGGTCATCGACGGCGGCGGCCAAGAGCGCGGGCTGCGCTCGGGCACCGAGAACGTCGCGGGCGCCGTCGCCCTCGCCACCGCGCTGCGGCTCGCAGACGCCGAGCGCACGACGGCGGCCGCTCGCCTCGCCGGGCTGCGTGACGCGTTCGTGGCGCGAGTCCTCGAGCTCGTGCCGGACGCGGTACTGACCGGGCACCCGACGGACCGGCTCCCGGGGAGCGCGTCCTTCTGCTTCCCGCGGGTGAGCGGCGAGTCCGTGCTGCTCGAGCTCGAGCGCCGGGGCGTCGTATGCTCGTCCGGATCGGCGTGCGCGGCGGGCTCAAGCGACCCCTCGCACGTGCTGCTCGCGATGGGGCTCGAGCCGATCGTGGCGCAGACCGCGGTCCGCTTCACCCTACCGGCATCCATCACGGCCGAGGACCTCGAAGAGGCAGCGGCGGCCCTGGGCGAGGCGTACGCCGCCGTCACAGGGATCGCGCACCGGTAG